A part of Deinococcus aerolatus genomic DNA contains:
- a CDS encoding Nif3-like dinuclear metal center hexameric protein encodes MNPERSEDALTPTLHALAGWLRAEFDEPAPLKRGGPQEVRRLALALEPADLPPALDADALFLHRSLRVGERWPGLGVLGVHDGFDLALTTGPNHRLARVLGWREVREVVWQEQLKGITATPPQEGWGELLAALHAELGGEDSAWPPADASGPLRLALMNAMTPGLIEHVAEQGVRVYLTGQLRTSASAAARARGMGVIALGHRRTENWGLRRLVGELRAAFPGLETEVYGGGH; translated from the coding sequence GTGAACCCTGAACGCTCGGAGGATGCACTGACCCCCACCCTGCACGCGCTGGCCGGGTGGCTGCGCGCCGAATTTGACGAGCCGGCACCGCTCAAGCGCGGCGGGCCGCAGGAGGTTCGCAGGCTGGCCCTGGCCCTTGAGCCTGCCGATTTGCCGCCTGCGCTGGACGCCGACGCGCTGTTTCTGCACCGCTCTCTGCGGGTGGGCGAGAGGTGGCCCGGCCTGGGCGTCCTGGGCGTCCATGACGGCTTCGATCTGGCCCTGACGACGGGACCGAACCACCGTCTGGCCCGCGTGCTGGGCTGGCGGGAGGTGCGGGAAGTGGTCTGGCAGGAACAGCTGAAAGGCATCACGGCCACGCCGCCACAGGAGGGCTGGGGCGAGTTGCTTGCCGCCTTGCACGCCGAACTGGGCGGAGAGGACAGCGCCTGGCCGCCCGCCGACGCTTCCGGCCCGCTGCGACTGGCCCTGATGAACGCCATGACTCCTGGCCTGATCGAACATGTTGCGGAGCAGGGGGTGCGGGTGTATCTGACCGGGCAGCTGCGAACCTCAGCCTCGGCAGCGGCCCGGGCACGGGGAATGGGCGTGATCGCGCTGGGCCATCGCCGCACCGAGAATTGGGGACTGCGGCGACTGGTCGGCGAACTGCGGGCGGCATTTCCAGGGCTGGAAACCGAAGTGTATGGCGGTGGGCACTGA
- a CDS encoding aminotransferase class V-fold PLP-dependent enzyme — protein MPPLRPDIDPNGLLEYSVVYTDRSLNHMSAAFQEVMNDLSRELKAVYHADAVAIIPGSGTSAMEAVVDQLAPGQRCLVVRNGWFSYRWSQIFEMSRVPEAVTVLSAQTQVQGPQEPFAPPPIGEVVEAIRREKPALVFAPHVETSSGIILPEEYIRQMAQATHEIGGLLVIDCIASGCVWLDMTDLGIDVLITAPQKGWSSTPCAGIALLSAAATVRVDATDSVSFTLDLKKWLNIMRAYEGGGFAYHATLPTDGLRQFRDTVLEMKAFGFGRAQDAQWSLGNRVRSVLKEAGFSSVAAEGFEAPGVVVSYTDVDAIQSGKAFREAGLQIAAGVPLQVGEGPDFKTFRIGLFGLDKLADVDGAVGRFEKGLQAVRSRGETAATSRQS, from the coding sequence ATGCCCCCACTTCGCCCCGACATCGACCCCAACGGCCTGCTGGAATACTCGGTGGTGTACACGGACCGTTCGCTCAACCACATGTCCGCCGCCTTTCAGGAGGTGATGAATGACCTGTCCCGTGAGTTGAAGGCCGTGTACCACGCCGACGCCGTGGCGATCATTCCGGGGTCCGGCACGTCCGCCATGGAGGCGGTGGTGGACCAGCTTGCGCCGGGGCAGCGCTGCCTGGTGGTTCGCAACGGCTGGTTCAGTTACCGCTGGTCCCAGATCTTCGAGATGAGCCGCGTGCCGGAAGCGGTGACCGTCCTGAGCGCGCAAACGCAGGTGCAGGGGCCTCAGGAGCCGTTTGCGCCGCCGCCCATCGGGGAGGTGGTGGAGGCCATCCGCCGCGAGAAACCCGCGCTGGTCTTCGCGCCGCATGTGGAAACCTCGTCGGGCATCATCCTGCCGGAGGAGTACATTCGTCAGATGGCGCAGGCCACGCACGAGATTGGCGGCCTGCTGGTCATCGACTGCATCGCTTCCGGCTGCGTGTGGCTGGACATGACAGATCTCGGCATCGACGTCCTGATCACCGCGCCGCAGAAGGGCTGGAGCAGCACGCCCTGCGCCGGAATCGCGCTGCTGAGCGCCGCGGCAACTGTGCGGGTGGACGCCACCGACTCGGTGAGCTTCACGCTGGACCTCAAGAAGTGGCTGAACATCATGCGCGCCTACGAGGGCGGCGGCTTCGCGTACCACGCCACCCTGCCCACCGATGGCCTGCGCCAGTTCCGCGACACCGTGCTGGAGATGAAGGCCTTCGGCTTCGGGCGGGCGCAGGACGCGCAGTGGAGTCTGGGCAACCGCGTCCGCAGCGTTCTGAAAGAGGCCGGCTTTTCAAGCGTGGCCGCCGAAGGTTTCGAAGCGCCCGGTGTGGTGGTCAGCTATACCGATGTAGACGCCATCCAGAGTGGTAAGGCGTTCCGCGAGGCGGGCCTGCAGATCGCGGCGGGCGTGCCGCTGCAGGTGGGTGAAGGGCCGGACTTCAAGACTTTCCGCATCGGCCTGTTCGGACTGGACAAACTGGCGGACGTCGACGGGGCGGTGGGGCGTTTCGAGAAAGGACTGCAGGCGGTGCGGTCGCGAGGCGAAACGGCGGCGACAAGCCGCCAGAGCTGA
- a CDS encoding valine--tRNA ligase codes for MTELPESTPETLMPENDSILAKQFDPSAIEPGWAARWRSEPFRADATSGREPFTIVIPPPNVTGNLHLGHALDNTLIDTLIRYKRMAGFEALYLPGMDHAGISTQVLVERQLREQGVSRHDLGRERFLDNVWEWKANFGGIILDQLTRLGVSADWTRERFTMDEGLSRAVRAQFVRLYHDGAAYRGERIVNWDVAAQTTLSELEIDREVRKGKMTTLSYKLENSQAAPSNGEAGEILIATVRPETIFADQAIAVHPEDGRFTHLVGQKARIPLTDRFIPIIADAAVEMDFGVGALKITPAHDPTDFEIGERHGLSRPSVIDLEGNLTSDLVPESFRGLERFAARKAVVKALIDSGDLLEEKDHDTAIGLSERTKVPVEPIISTQWFVHMKPFADQVLAGLDAGDMRLVPERYGKVNRDWLENIRDWNISRQLWWGHQIPAWYDADGNIYVPDPENPELDCDQDPRYAHLELRRDPDVFDTWFSSNLWPFSTLGWPDTDSEDFRKFYPTQVLVTGYDILFFWVARMQMAGYGLTGQAPFDTVMLHGLYLDAKGQKMSKSKGNGIDPLELFEQYGVDACRFAFAFLSTGGQDIRHDARRFEQGRNFANKLWNASRFALMRLGEAMPGLEGDDDLTTYVRSLMPDTVSAALRSKEVLLQLVARGDLTPADRWIISRLNAVTAEVSGQLDAFDLGAAIRTLYSFTWDEFCDWYIEAAKPALAEGRLGSMATLKAVLEHILKLLHPFMPFITSEVYAALGHRRQLALHSWPQPVDALHDAEANRTFGGLRDAVAAARSLKNELGLSPQDRLGVVVEGEQAATVAANTRVVESIARVKLVTALEGRTLSAVEGGVTVRAPLEGTVDIAEWLGKQKKRLAELDKQIKQAQGKLNNEGFVARAPAEVIEEEKRRVQDFGAQKERLEGVLAQF; via the coding sequence ATGACTGAACTGCCAGAATCCACCCCCGAAACGCTGATGCCCGAGAACGACTCCATCCTGGCCAAGCAGTTTGACCCCTCGGCCATCGAGCCGGGCTGGGCGGCCCGCTGGCGCAGCGAACCGTTCCGCGCCGACGCCACGAGTGGCCGGGAGCCGTTCACCATCGTGATTCCGCCGCCCAACGTGACAGGCAACCTGCACCTGGGCCACGCGCTGGACAACACGCTGATCGATACCCTGATCCGTTACAAGCGCATGGCGGGCTTTGAGGCGCTGTACCTGCCGGGCATGGACCACGCCGGGATTTCCACGCAGGTGCTGGTGGAGCGTCAACTGCGCGAGCAGGGCGTGTCCCGCCACGATCTGGGCCGCGAGCGCTTTCTGGACAACGTGTGGGAATGGAAAGCCAATTTTGGGGGGATTATTCTGGACCAGCTCACGCGGCTGGGCGTCAGCGCCGACTGGACCCGCGAGCGCTTCACAATGGACGAGGGCCTCTCGCGGGCCGTCCGTGCCCAGTTCGTGCGGCTGTACCACGACGGAGCCGCGTACCGGGGCGAGCGCATCGTCAACTGGGACGTGGCCGCGCAGACCACCCTGTCCGAACTGGAAATTGACCGCGAGGTCCGCAAGGGTAAGATGACCACGCTGTCCTACAAGCTGGAGAACTCGCAGGCCGCTCCCAGCAACGGCGAGGCGGGTGAGATTCTGATCGCCACCGTGCGCCCCGAAACGATCTTCGCCGATCAGGCGATTGCGGTGCATCCCGAAGACGGGCGCTTCACGCATCTGGTGGGGCAGAAAGCCCGGATTCCCCTCACAGACCGCTTCATTCCGATCATCGCTGACGCTGCCGTGGAAATGGACTTTGGCGTGGGCGCGCTCAAGATCACCCCGGCGCATGATCCCACCGACTTCGAGATCGGCGAGCGCCACGGATTGAGCCGCCCCAGCGTGATTGATCTGGAAGGCAATCTCACCTCGGATCTGGTGCCGGAATCCTTCCGGGGCCTGGAGCGTTTTGCGGCGCGGAAAGCAGTGGTCAAGGCGCTGATCGACTCTGGCGACCTGCTGGAGGAAAAGGACCACGACACCGCCATCGGCCTGTCCGAGCGGACGAAGGTGCCGGTGGAGCCGATCATCAGCACGCAGTGGTTCGTGCACATGAAACCCTTCGCAGATCAGGTCCTCGCCGGGCTGGACGCCGGGGACATGCGGCTGGTGCCGGAGCGCTACGGCAAGGTCAACCGTGACTGGCTGGAGAACATCCGCGACTGGAACATCTCCCGGCAGCTGTGGTGGGGCCACCAGATTCCGGCGTGGTACGACGCGGACGGCAACATCTACGTGCCCGATCCCGAGAACCCGGAGCTGGATTGCGATCAGGACCCCCGCTACGCGCACCTGGAACTGCGCCGTGACCCGGACGTGTTTGACACCTGGTTTTCCTCGAACCTGTGGCCCTTTTCCACCCTGGGCTGGCCCGATACCGACAGCGAGGACTTCCGCAAGTTCTACCCGACGCAGGTGCTGGTCACCGGCTACGACATCCTGTTTTTCTGGGTGGCGCGGATGCAGATGGCCGGGTACGGGCTGACCGGGCAGGCCCCGTTTGACACGGTGATGCTGCATGGCCTGTACCTGGACGCCAAGGGCCAGAAGATGTCCAAGAGCAAGGGCAACGGCATCGATCCCCTGGAACTGTTCGAGCAGTACGGCGTGGACGCCTGCCGCTTTGCCTTTGCCTTCCTGAGTACCGGCGGACAGGACATCCGCCACGACGCCCGGCGGTTCGAGCAGGGACGCAACTTTGCCAACAAGCTGTGGAACGCGTCCCGCTTTGCGCTGATGCGTCTGGGCGAGGCCATGCCAGGACTGGAAGGCGACGATGACCTGACCACCTACGTCCGCAGCCTGATGCCCGACACGGTCAGTGCGGCACTGAGGAGCAAGGAGGTGCTGCTGCAATTGGTGGCCCGTGGCGACCTGACCCCGGCGGACCGCTGGATCATCAGCCGCCTGAATGCCGTGACTGCTGAGGTGAGCGGGCAACTGGACGCCTTCGATCTGGGCGCAGCGATTCGCACGCTGTATTCGTTTACCTGGGACGAGTTCTGCGACTGGTACATCGAGGCCGCCAAGCCCGCGCTGGCCGAGGGCCGGCTGGGCAGCATGGCCACGCTCAAGGCCGTGCTGGAGCATATCCTGAAGCTGCTGCACCCCTTTATGCCGTTCATTACCTCCGAGGTCTACGCTGCGCTGGGCCACCGCCGCCAGCTGGCACTGCACAGCTGGCCGCAGCCGGTGGACGCCCTGCACGACGCGGAGGCCAACCGCACCTTTGGTGGCCTGCGCGACGCAGTGGCCGCCGCCCGCAGCCTCAAGAATGAACTGGGCCTGTCGCCACAGGACCGTCTGGGCGTGGTGGTGGAGGGCGAGCAGGCCGCAACGGTGGCCGCCAATACAAGGGTGGTGGAGAGCATCGCCCGCGTGAAACTGGTGACCGCGCTGGAGGGCCGCACCCTGTCTGCCGTGGAGGGCGGCGTGACTGTCCGCGCCCCACTGGAAGGCACGGTGGACATTGCCGAGTGGCTGGGCAAGCAGAAGAAAAGGCTCGCGGAGCTGGACAAGCAGATCAAGCAGGCGCAGGGCAAGCTGAACAACGAGGGGTTCGTGGCCCGCGCCCCCGCCGAGGTGATCGAGGAGGAGAAACGCCGCGTGCAGGACTTCGGCGCACAGAAGGAACGGTTGGAAGGCGTGTTGGCGCAGTTCTGA
- a CDS encoding NUDIX hydrolase: MVTFYDNQAVARQDAERLGLREKVLCLVVRGSSLLVFDHADVPDAGVQLPAGGTEPGETPADTAVRELFEESGLSLRCPRHLVSYRWEAQLPERFTRQVCHAYAFVAPPGLPDAWTHPADGHVFAYRWAALSAPGLDWEMDAALPFLHSDATPPLQETRP, encoded by the coding sequence GTGGTCACGTTTTACGACAATCAGGCGGTCGCGCGGCAGGATGCGGAGCGGCTGGGCTTACGCGAGAAGGTGCTGTGTCTCGTCGTGCGTGGCTCGTCCCTTCTTGTCTTTGACCATGCGGATGTGCCGGATGCGGGGGTGCAACTTCCAGCAGGGGGCACCGAACCAGGCGAAACGCCAGCCGATACTGCCGTGCGCGAACTGTTCGAGGAATCGGGCCTTTCGCTCCGTTGCCCACGCCACCTCGTCTCTTACCGCTGGGAGGCGCAGCTTCCAGAGCGCTTCACCCGTCAGGTTTGTCACGCCTACGCCTTTGTCGCCCCGCCCGGCCTGCCCGACGCCTGGACCCATCCCGCCGACGGACACGTTTTCGCCTACCGCTGGGCCGCGCTGAGCGCCCCCGGTCTGGACTGGGAGATGGACGCCGCCCTGCCGTTTCTGCATTCCGATGCTACTCCCCCTCTTCAGGAGACCCGCCCATGA
- a CDS encoding MFS transporter — protein sequence MLKTSDPTRVYLTLSAGLSFAFALAYTLQGLYFVTVAGLDPLQLLLIGAALEGAAFMLEVPTGVMADVYSRRRSVILGCVCLGAAMLLVAAFPVFPALLLTQIVSAAGYTFLSGAQQAWLADEVGEDQAAHLYLLGSQYGRAAGIAGIVATAALAILDLHIPILVGGVVALVLGLYLWLRMPENGFSPAPRGEQQTWAALSETLRRGVREVRASCVLTLLMLTALLYGASSEALDRLNDFLLVVEVGLPGGLSAANWFIVLALTVQVVGLGVTEPLRRRINPADAQAASLALRWVLGLSAAALLAFAYAPGFGWAALALVVHGVLRGLYSPLYDAWINRGLNPASRATVNSIASQADALGQVTFGPVFGVLGNVLGVRSALALAALVRLPALPLLGRAGGRPDAADADPH from the coding sequence ATGTTGAAAACAAGTGACCCCACGCGGGTCTATCTGACGCTGTCGGCGGGCCTGTCGTTCGCCTTTGCCCTGGCCTACACGCTGCAAGGGTTGTATTTCGTGACCGTGGCGGGGCTGGACCCGCTGCAACTGCTGCTGATCGGCGCGGCGCTGGAGGGAGCCGCCTTCATGTTGGAAGTGCCGACGGGCGTGATGGCTGATGTGTACTCTCGCCGCCGCTCGGTAATTCTGGGGTGCGTGTGCCTGGGCGCGGCCATGCTGCTGGTGGCGGCCTTTCCGGTGTTCCCGGCGCTGCTGCTGACCCAGATCGTCTCGGCGGCGGGCTACACCTTTCTCAGCGGCGCGCAACAGGCGTGGCTGGCGGATGAAGTGGGCGAGGACCAGGCTGCACACCTGTACCTGCTGGGCAGCCAGTACGGGCGGGCGGCGGGGATTGCCGGGATTGTGGCGACGGCGGCGCTCGCCATATTGGACCTGCACATTCCGATTCTGGTGGGCGGCGTGGTGGCCCTCGTTCTTGGCCTTTACCTGTGGCTGCGGATGCCCGAGAACGGCTTTTCTCCAGCCCCACGTGGGGAACAGCAGACCTGGGCTGCGCTGTCGGAGACGCTGCGCCGGGGGGTACGTGAGGTCCGTGCCAGCTGCGTGCTGACCCTGCTGATGCTGACGGCCCTGCTGTACGGCGCGAGCAGCGAGGCGCTGGACCGCCTGAACGACTTCCTGCTGGTCGTGGAGGTGGGGCTGCCCGGTGGCCTGAGCGCCGCGAACTGGTTCATTGTGCTGGCGCTGACCGTTCAGGTTGTCGGCCTGGGCGTGACCGAACCGCTGCGCCGCCGCATCAATCCGGCGGACGCGCAGGCGGCCTCGCTGGCGCTGCGCTGGGTGCTGGGTCTCAGCGCGGCGGCGCTGCTGGCCTTCGCCTATGCTCCCGGCTTCGGCTGGGCGGCGCTGGCACTGGTGGTTCACGGCGTGCTGCGCGGGCTGTACTCGCCACTGTACGACGCGTGGATCAACCGGGGGTTGAATCCAGCCTCCCGCGCCACCGTCAACTCCATCGCCTCGCAGGCCGACGCGCTGGGACAGGTTACCTTCGGTCCGGTGTTCGGGGTGCTGGGCAACGTGCTGGGGGTGCGCTCGGCCCTGGCCCTGGCCGCGCTGGTGCGGTTGCCCGCGCTGCCGCTGCTGGGGCGGGCCGGGGGCAGGCCGGATGCGGCGGATGCGGACCCGCATTAA
- a CDS encoding ABC transporter substrate-binding protein codes for MKRAILTLTALALLATTAQARSWDEIKQSGTIKIATEGAFPPFNVLEGKKLTGFEVTLAEALAKELGLKVEWATQPFDNLLIGLNQDRYDFVIASHGITPQRAKAVDFSNPHYCTGGAIVAKPGGPMTAADLAGKSVAVQVGTTYLENVRKVAGVGDIKTFPKDTDAQAALMSGRVDAWVGDKFTGIDLVKAQKGKVKQGALLFKESIAMAVKKGNSSLLKELNSALDKSLNNGTYAKISGQYFGQDIRCRN; via the coding sequence ATGAAACGAGCCATCCTGACCCTGACCGCCCTTGCCCTTCTCGCCACCACCGCCCAGGCCCGCAGCTGGGATGAGATCAAGCAGAGCGGCACCATCAAGATCGCCACCGAGGGCGCATTTCCGCCCTTTAACGTGCTGGAAGGCAAGAAGCTGACCGGCTTTGAAGTCACGCTGGCCGAGGCGCTGGCCAAGGAATTGGGCCTGAAGGTGGAGTGGGCCACCCAGCCTTTCGACAACCTGCTGATCGGCCTGAACCAGGACCGCTACGACTTCGTGATCGCCAGCCACGGCATCACGCCGCAGCGGGCCAAGGCCGTGGATTTCTCCAACCCCCACTACTGCACCGGGGGCGCCATCGTCGCCAAGCCCGGTGGCCCCATGACCGCCGCCGATCTGGCCGGCAAATCGGTGGCCGTGCAGGTGGGCACCACCTACCTGGAAAATGTCCGCAAGGTGGCTGGCGTGGGCGACATCAAGACCTTCCCCAAGGACACCGACGCCCAGGCCGCGCTGATGTCGGGCCGCGTGGACGCCTGGGTGGGTGACAAGTTCACCGGCATCGATCTGGTCAAGGCCCAGAAGGGCAAGGTCAAGCAGGGCGCGCTGCTGTTCAAGGAAAGCATTGCCATGGCCGTCAAGAAGGGGAACAGCAGCCTGCTCAAGGAGTTGAACTCGGCGCTGGACAAGTCGCTGAACAACGGCACCTACGCCAAGATCAGCGGCCAGTACTTTGGCCAGGACATCCGCTGCCGCAACTGA
- a CDS encoding FAD-dependent oxidoreductase: MRIVIVGGVAAGMSAASRAVRHNPAADVVVFERGGYISYGACGLPYVLGGDVDSFDDLIARTPDQMRARGIGVRLRHEVTGVDASGGTVTVVDRDSGRSAVEPFDKLLLATGVSAVRPDWARTDLGGVHVLRDIPDGQAIEASLQTARRAVIIGGGYIGLEMAETLICRGLSVVIVEQAPDVAGRMLDREYQRRVRAELESNGVDVRCGTTVESLTGKDGHVTGVQTTEGLIRGDLVIVAVGVRPNTGLACAAGARIGKTGAVAVNVRQETSVPGVYSAGDNTESTHRVTRRKVHIPLGLTANRMGRIAGVNMAGGDATFPGVVGSGIFKTFALGVARTGLTQTEADALGLDAVSVDVSSTDHAGYYATAKPIHVRLTAERSTGRLLGTQLVCQNHESVKRVDVVAALLHGRGRVQDLFETDLSYAPPFSGVWDVLLVAADRLSRELHIKREGQEG, encoded by the coding sequence ATGCGAATTGTTATTGTCGGCGGCGTGGCCGCTGGAATGAGTGCGGCCAGCCGCGCCGTGCGGCACAATCCAGCGGCGGACGTGGTGGTGTTCGAGCGCGGCGGGTACATCAGCTACGGCGCGTGTGGCCTGCCTTACGTGCTGGGCGGCGATGTGGACAGCTTCGATGACCTGATCGCCCGCACACCGGACCAGATGCGCGCCCGTGGCATCGGCGTCCGGCTGCGCCACGAGGTGACCGGCGTGGACGCCAGCGGCGGAACGGTGACGGTGGTGGACCGGGACTCCGGACGCAGCGCCGTGGAGCCCTTCGACAAACTGCTACTCGCCACCGGAGTCTCGGCCGTCCGCCCCGACTGGGCTAGGACGGACCTGGGCGGCGTCCATGTCCTGCGCGACATTCCCGACGGACAGGCGATTGAGGCCAGCCTCCAGACGGCCAGACGTGCCGTGATCATCGGCGGCGGCTACATCGGGCTGGAGATGGCCGAGACGCTGATCTGCCGGGGCCTGAGCGTGGTGATCGTAGAACAGGCCCCCGACGTGGCGGGCCGCATGCTGGACCGCGAGTACCAGCGGCGGGTCCGCGCCGAGCTGGAAAGCAACGGCGTAGACGTGCGTTGCGGCACCACCGTCGAGAGCCTGACCGGCAAGGACGGGCACGTCACAGGGGTGCAGACCACCGAAGGCCTGATTCGCGGCGACCTGGTGATCGTGGCCGTGGGCGTGCGTCCCAACACGGGGCTGGCCTGCGCTGCCGGGGCACGCATCGGCAAGACCGGGGCAGTGGCCGTCAACGTCCGCCAGGAAACCAGCGTGCCGGGCGTGTACTCGGCGGGCGACAACACCGAGTCCACCCACCGGGTCACCCGCCGAAAGGTGCATATCCCGCTGGGGCTGACCGCCAACCGCATGGGCCGGATCGCCGGGGTCAACATGGCCGGCGGCGACGCCACCTTTCCCGGCGTGGTGGGCAGCGGCATCTTCAAGACCTTTGCCCTGGGCGTGGCCCGCACCGGCCTGACCCAGACCGAGGCCGACGCGCTGGGCCTGGACGCCGTGAGCGTGGACGTCAGCAGCACCGATCACGCCGGGTACTACGCCACCGCCAAGCCCATCCACGTGCGCCTGACCGCCGAGCGCAGCACGGGCCGCCTGCTGGGCACACAGCTGGTCTGCCAGAACCACGAGAGCGTCAAGCGGGTGGACGTCGTGGCTGCCCTGCTGCATGGGCGCGGCCGGGTGCAGGACCTGTTCGAGACGGACCTGTCGTATGCCCCGCCCTTCTCGGGGGTGTGGGACGTGCTGCTGGTGGCCGCCGACCGCCTGAGCCGCGAACTGCACATCAAACGCGAGGGCCAGGAGGGCTGA
- a CDS encoding MFS transporter: MRAWRRWDRNEQLGILNGWGVFVGDGFLNVTVVVAGFASKLGAPNWVIGLLPAIAGGGWMLPQLLVAARVRSLPHKLPVYRSAATIRTLTYLSMALIAAFLADQPALCLTLFVLAMLINSLASGVAGLPFLEVVSKTVSTERRPRFFGTRNLYGGLLAFGAGLLVRWILGSGLEFPLNYALIFALGTAAYTFGYWIFGRVQEPPDPPQEAHGYRAEFRAIPETLRDPHFRAFLTVRLLLAGASMSDPFLAVYALRVLDFPPAILGAFVMALTGAAPLSNIVWQRVAERKGSRRIIRYASVFYGLAPLYAALVGLLGLGKWAYLGVFLLTSVAAQGFNLGHTNHLLNIAPAGARSRYIGTLNTLVGAALFTPVLGGLIADRFGYLPVFAISLLLCAAAFWQCGKLRRDA; the protein is encoded by the coding sequence ATGAGGGCATGGCGCAGATGGGACCGCAACGAGCAGCTGGGCATTTTGAACGGCTGGGGCGTTTTCGTGGGCGACGGTTTTCTCAACGTGACAGTGGTGGTGGCCGGGTTCGCCTCCAAGCTGGGCGCGCCCAATTGGGTGATCGGCCTGCTGCCTGCCATCGCCGGGGGCGGGTGGATGTTGCCGCAACTGCTGGTGGCCGCGCGCGTCCGCAGCCTGCCCCATAAGCTGCCGGTGTACCGCTCGGCAGCCACGATCCGTACCCTGACCTACCTGTCGATGGCCCTGATCGCCGCGTTCCTGGCCGATCAGCCCGCGCTGTGCCTGACGCTGTTCGTGCTGGCGATGCTGATCAATTCCCTGGCCTCCGGTGTGGCCGGGCTGCCGTTCCTGGAAGTGGTCAGCAAGACGGTCAGCACCGAGCGCCGCCCGCGCTTTTTCGGCACGCGCAACCTGTACGGCGGGCTGCTGGCCTTCGGGGCGGGGCTGCTGGTGCGCTGGATTCTGGGCTCAGGGCTGGAGTTTCCCCTCAATTACGCCCTGATCTTCGCCCTGGGGACGGCGGCCTACACCTTCGGCTACTGGATCTTTGGGCGGGTGCAGGAGCCGCCGGACCCCCCGCAAGAGGCGCACGGCTACCGCGCCGAGTTCCGCGCCATTCCCGAAACGCTGCGCGACCCGCACTTCCGGGCCTTTTTGACCGTGCGCCTGCTGCTGGCCGGGGCGAGCATGAGCGATCCATTTCTTGCGGTGTACGCCCTACGCGTGCTGGACTTCCCGCCCGCCATCCTGGGGGCCTTCGTGATGGCGCTGACCGGGGCGGCCCCGCTGTCGAACATCGTGTGGCAGCGCGTGGCCGAGCGCAAGGGTTCGCGGCGGATCATCCGCTACGCCTCGGTGTTTTACGGGCTGGCCCCGCTGTACGCCGCCCTGGTGGGGCTGCTGGGGCTGGGCAAATGGGCGTACCTGGGCGTGTTCCTGCTGACCAGCGTGGCCGCGCAGGGCTTTAACCTGGGCCACACCAACCACCTACTGAACATCGCGCCGGCTGGTGCCCGCAGCCGCTACATCGGCACGCTGAACACGCTGGTGGGCGCGGCCCTGTTCACGCCCGTGCTGGGCGGATTGATCGCGGACCGCTTCGGCTACCTTCCGGTCTTTGCCATCAGCCTGCTGCTGTGCGCCGCCGCGTTCTGGCAGTGCGGCAAGCTGCGGCGGGACGCCTGA